One segment of Rosa chinensis cultivar Old Blush chromosome 6, RchiOBHm-V2, whole genome shotgun sequence DNA contains the following:
- the LOC112172914 gene encoding uncharacterized protein LOC112172914 produces the protein MAPPAGPYSGTSTLALVARASAFSLGLVYGSIKLRVLKAKAKSHQKAEAKAHH, from the exons ATGGCGCCGCCTGCCGGACCCTATTCTGGAACCAGCACCCTCGCCTtg GTGGCTCGTGCTTCTGCATTCTCTCTTGGACTCGTCTATGGAAGCATTAAGCTTAGGGTCCTCAAG GCCAAGGCTAAATCTCATCAGAAGGCTGAAGCAAAGGCTCATCACTGA
- the LOC112172913 gene encoding probable ribosome-binding factor A, chloroplastic codes for MPYLVLHSPPLASFPFHLPSSRFPIQTQKPAAWIHQRNHHAALLRGIRCMAKPRRVAMVAKQIQRELSDMLLTDKVLQYAILPEVSLGADRYLSSLTTISDVEVSTDLQVVKVFVSVFGDERGKEVALAGLKSKAKYVRGELGRRMKLRLTPEIRFIEDESLERGSRVIAILDRIKNEKKVGEIEDEEELESSNAPQDDKDWEDDEPDEDIIYIK; via the exons ATGCCATACTTGGTTCTCCACAGCCCACCACTCGCGTCCTTCCCTTTTCACCTTCCATCATCAAGGTTCCCAATTCAGACCCAGAAGCCAGCGGCCTGGATTCACCAAAGAAATCATCATGCGGCTCTGCTCCGCGGCATAAGGTGCATGGCGAAGCCGCGCAGAGTGGCAATGGTGGCTAAGCAGATACAGAGGGAGCTCTCTGACATGCTCTTAACAGATAAGGTGTTGCAATACGCTATTTTGCCTGAGGTTTCTTTGGGTGCCGACCGCTACCTCTCTTCTTTAACCACAATTAGTGATGTTGAGGTCTCTACCGACTTGCAG GTGGTTAAAGTATTTGTATCCGTTTTTGGCGATGAAAGAGGGAAGGAGGTTGCACTTGCCGGGCTAAAGTCAAAAGCAAAGTACGTCCGTGGTGAATTGGGAAGGCGTATGAAACTGCGGTTAACTCCTGAGATACGCTTCATAGAAGATGAATCGTTAGAGAGAGGAAGCAGG GTGATTGCAATATTAGATCGGATAAAAAATGAGAAGAAGGTTGGAGAAATTGAAGATGAGGAGGAATTGGAATCATCCAACGCACCTCAGGATGATAAAGACTGGGAGGATGATGAACCTGATGAAGACATTATATACATAAAGTAG